Genomic window (Zingiber officinale cultivar Zhangliang chromosome 2B, Zo_v1.1, whole genome shotgun sequence):
GATAATTTATCTAAGGCGCCCTAGCAAATCTTAGTTGCATATTGTGACTTTATTCAAACATCTTAACTGACATATTTCCTGCTATGCTTTGCTGAATCAGGTTCTCAAGGAAAAAAAACCAAGTGACAAACCAGTGAGAGAAAGTTTTGTTTGTGGTGCCTGTGGTCAGGTGTGTGCATGATTGATAATTGTGCTTTGTGTGATATAGCTATCATTTTAATCACTGATGATTCTGTGTAAGCAGCTTGGGCACATGCGTACCAACAAGAACTGCCCGAAATATGGAGAAGAACCAGAATCTTCAGAACTAGAAAGTATTTCTGCTAAACCTAGTCATTCAGACATTGCAACTCGGTTTCAAGCAAAAACAGCAGGCAAAAAGATGACTTTCAAAGTTAGTGAGGGAGATGCACCAGAACCCATGGAGAAAGGTGGACTAAAGATGCAAGGAAAAGTAATTCCAGTAAAGTTCAAGTGTGGCCCTAGCGACAAGCCATCAGGGAAAAACTTAGCTGAGGCTAATTCTTTTAAGAAACAAAGAACAGAAGTGCATGCTGAGACTAAATCATCATTGAAGATCAATAAGATAATAATATCTAATAAAGTAAAGGCTGAGGATGCTCATCAGGAAAAGCTGAGGCCTTCTGTAGTAATACGGCCGCCTGTTGACACAGAGAATGATCCGCCTCgaaagaaaataattattaaacaGCCAAAAGTCACAACTGCAGAGCCCTCCAAACATGAATTTGATACTGAAATGGATTATGATTTTAGAAAGACCAAAAAAATTGCTGAATTATCAAGTTTTGATAGACAAAGAAGGCCAGAGAATCAATGGTTTGCTGAAGAGACAAGTAAGAGATATCAAAGTTTCGGCAAGAGATCATTGGAGGAGGTAGATAAAAGGAGAAGTAAAGAGAACATAATAGAAGAAAAATCTAGGAGGCGAATAGAGGAGGAAATAGCACATGAAGAGCGCCAGCGACGGCTGGAGTCTAGAAGGTATGAAGAGGAAATTAGAATGGAGGAATTAAGgaaggcaaagaagaagaagaaaaagaaaaaggcaaaACCAGATTTCAGAGATGAATATTTATTGGAGTCTCGGCCATACAAAAATGATAGAAGGATGCCTGAAAGGGATCGAGCAGCAAAAAGGAGGGCTATTGTAGAATCAGGACAGATGGAGTATGTGCCATTAGCTAAACGCCGTAGAGGAGGAGAGGTAATCAAGCAATTAACGTACATTAAGATGCATAGTCTCATCACCTGTATCCTTTTGACAATATGGAttttttctatttgtgtttgtttatcAAGATTTGAGAAAATGCCATTCCTTGTTAAATTCATTTCTATCTAACCTACTAAAAAGGTATTGCGAAATCGtataaatagaatttttatagatataatatataaatatttctATCTTAGGGACTAGCAATTTAATGGAATTGTGCATGTCCATGTTGACCTTGTCAACCAATCTAGCGACCCCTACAGTTGATTTGTGTGTTTTCCCCATTTTATTCCTgtctaaatcaaattttttttataacaataAACAATTGGATGCAACTGTAGTATTTGAATTATTATCCTTTGTTTGCACAAAAATTTAACTCCTCTTTTTCTTGCAGGTGGAACTTGCAAATATATTGGAGAGCATTGTTGAAAATCTGAAGGATAAGATTGAAGTATCATACCTATTCCTCAAACCCGTGACAAAGAAAGAAGCTCCTGACTATCTGGAGATCATTGATCATCCTATGGACCTATCCACAATAAGAGGCAAGGTCAGAAACTTGGAGTACAAATCCAGGGAGGATTTCAGGCATGATGTGTGGCAAATAACTTTCAATGCACACCTGTACAATGAGGGACGAAACCCAACCATTCCTCCACTGGCCGATGACCTTCTAGAGTTGTGTGACGACTTGTTGCTTCAAAGACACGAGGAATTAAGTGAGGCCGAAGAGGCATTGTAGATCAGGAACGCAGAAGAAGATTCGTTCTGTAATTTCAATAACCAAAAGTTTAGTCTAGTTTAGTCGCATGTAATTTAGCTAGTCCTTTAATTATAAGTTGCTCCTTGATGGGGGCATTGTTTTGTTTATTTGGTGTACAAAGTGGTCCAAGTCATCATCATGTAACccatgaaaagagagtatttgtAACATTAGAATTGTTGAATGGATAAGGGGAAAAAAAACTTCTTTAAGATCCTATTTCTAGATATCTCCATtatttacaaaataaaacaattgattgattgattgccaACAAAGATGATGTTAGACATTAAACCAAATTGTATCATTAATGGTAGACACTGGTGTAAGTGGACTCAAGTGTTTTCtgagaagtttttttttattttttggtttGCTTGCGGTGTTTTTCTGCATGCGAAACACACGTCAATTGCAACAATGTCGTGTGATAGTTCCTGCATGTCTGAGAATTATCTTATTAGCAAGATGCATCTCGGTCCTCTGTGTGACCAGTTGAGCTAGAAGAAAATTCTGTCACCATATTTATCTGGAAAAACTCTATCAGACGTCGAAGTAGGTGCAGTGATAAAGCATGTTTCTTGATACTAGAAGTCCTTGCCACATGGGCAAACGTTCTTATGATTGCAACCACTTTAAGGTATGAGATGAGTTTACTAGTAGTTGATGACTCGTTGGAAGACAATAGGCAAACATTATTTGATGACTCGTTCTTACTAGTATTTGATGACTTTTACTACActgctataattttttttaaaaaaaattatttcttgtttacTCTGGAAGACAAACATTCAATTTGAGTAAATAATCATAAGTTATCTTGTCCAGCTTCCTGTGAGCATTCTTTATCTAGGTCTTACTGGTCCTGTTGGTTGGTTTCTTGCACACCCTATAGAATTAAAATAGTGTGTAGTTATCTTCGAAGTGATTTTCTTTCATGAATTTTGCAAATGTATGTCCTTACCAACTTTATgaaaatgatttaattttaaggtgTATTCAGGAAAGGGTTTTTGAGAGAAGCTATATTTGGCCACAATAGGCATGCTTGCATTTATGGTTTCACAACTGTTACAATACGGATTAACTTCTGTTCACTCAATGTGAATGAATCCGATCTGTTCACTTAACATTCATATCCTAACAGTTATAGGAGAGataataatgaaaaaaatatattagcggACAATTTGATAATCATAATCGAGTACTAATAGGATGAAACGCCCTTGATAAAAATCAAAGTAAATGTCCATTTGAAAAAACTGAAAAGCCCTTTTGATTTTTACCCAAATTTGAATCTGTTTTTTTCCCGAACGCATATTTTGAAATCTGCATCTTTCCAAACTCTAAACTTAGTTTTGATATCTATATTTGATTTTCtaaattcaaatattttgaaTTTGAGAAATCAGAAATTTCAGAAACCGAGCACATATCCATATCTCATTTTAGATGCGAGTAAAAAGCATTAGTTATGTAAAACAAGGTAGCAAGTCCACTCTTTAGGCTCAATACTGCCAAAGATTGCAAGGTTTCAAAAGTTTGAGGGAACTGTAAAACTCATACATGAACTAATTATTGACTACAAAGCCTTGCAAAAACAATCGAGTTATGAAATGCCTACATCGAACAACAGTCGAGCTAAATATTCAAGCATCTAAATGGAAACAATACATGCTACATCGACAAACAGGACGCCGGCAACGACCACATACTAAATTTCCAAGTCTCTCAAATACGAGGGGTCAGGCTTGTAGGGGTCGGTTTCCATGTAGGCTTCTGGGCGGTCGAATCCTGCTTCCTTCATGCGGTTACTGAGCGCATGCAATATCGGTTTCTTGAATCCATACTCATCTCTGTTCGCCTCAATGTAAGATGTTGCCTCTGCAGCCACCTCGTTCACAAAATCGAACTTATTGTCTTCTCTAAGCAAAAGCTTCTCAATGTCCATAGATATTATCTTCCCATTTGCTCTTATCTTCCTCACTTGTTCTTCGAGAAAGGGGACACGATCCGTCTGATACTGCAACTTGTCGTCATTCTTCGTCTGAAACAAGCGTTTGGTGTATTAGGTTACCGGGCAGTCTAGAAACCTTGCAGATTAGAAGAAAGCAACCCCAAGGGCCAAAGTAGCATCCCCATCAATAGAAGTTGAAAACATTTAAACATCCTATGTCACACAATAACTATGTCCTTGCCGCGCTCATCTGTCAAGCCACTCACAGTGGCAAAGCTCAATTAACAAGAGTGGTCGAGGATGACCTTGAGATAGAGAGGGAGGTAATCACCTTGGCAGTGATATACACTGTCAAGCCTATCTTGCACTGCTCATTAGTATAAACACTATCAACAGATACTCTAGCAACACTCATTGGTATCGACATGACTACCACTATCACTTATATATCTCAAGCTTATTCACAGTTTTAGAACACTCCTTTTCTACTTCAAATTTTACACTATATTGCTTATGTATTACTATACTCTGAAAACTACTAAAAAATTTGCTAAAGACATGTAAATTGATGAGAGGATTTCGGTTCCTCGTCGACAAGAAGTGGAAGCTACAACCCTAAAggtagcaaacacaaacaatccGAGACAGTGTTAACAAAACACCAAATTGGAGAGGGTGTAGTGTGTAGGAACAACACGAATATTCACAAATTGACATCATAATCATACCATTTGTGGAACCAAATTAGAGTTCAACTCCCCCTTGAGGGCTGATATGGTGGTGAGACTTTAGTCTCACACAGGCAAGAAGTGACGAGCCTCAAAGGCTTTCCTACAAGGATCTATCAACTTAAattgatcaaatagaaacaaCCATGCTGAATTCGAATCCAGTAAAGATCTATGGATCTAACTAGCTGCTTACCATCAATAGAAGTTGAAAACATTTAAACATCCTATGTCACACAATAACTATGTCCTTGCCGCGCTCATCTGTCAAGCCACTCACAGTGGCAAAGCTCAATTAACAAGAGTGGTCGAGGATGACCTTGAGATAGAGAGGGAGGTAATCACCTTGGCAGTGATATACACTGTCAAGCCTATCTTGCACTGCTCATTAGTATAAACACTATCAACAGATACTCTAGCAACACTCATTGGTATCGACATGACTACCACTATCACTTATACATCTCAAGCTTATTCACAGTTTTAGAACACTCCTTTTCTACTTCAAATTTTACACTATATTGCTTATGTATTACTATACTCTGAAAACTACTAACAAATTTGCTAAAGACATGTAAATTGATGAGAGGATTTCGGTTCCTCGTCGACAAGAAGTGGAAGCTACAACCCTAAAggtagcaaacacaaacaatccGAGACAGTGTTAACAAAACACCAAATTGGAGAGGGTGTAGTGTGTAGGAACAACACGAATATTCACAAATTGACATCATAATGATACCATTTGTGGAACCAAATTAGAGTTCAACTCCCCCTTGAGGGCTGATATGGTGGTGAGACTTTAGTCTCACACAGGCAAGAAGTGACGAGCCTCAAAGGCTTTCCTACAAGGATCTATCAACTTAGattgatcaaatagaaacaaCCATGCTGAATTCGAATCCAGTAAAGATCTATGGATCTAACTAGCTGCTTACCATCAGATCAGTTAAAGGCAGATATGGAAAAGAGAAAAATTGCTGCTTCTTGAACGGTGAAGGAAAACTAGAAAGAAAGTTAACATGGAACTGTACCAATCGCCGGCGCCGCCAAACCCGCCTTCGATTCCCTCCTTCTCCAGAGTCCTGAAACAGGGACAAAATCAGGATCGATCCACATGCTCGAAAGGAGTGAAGCGCAGGGCGAAGATCAAACCTGAGATCTCGAGGCGACGCAGCGGATCGAGCAAACAAGAGGAGCCCGCTCCGTTCTCTGCGAGGGAAGTCAAGCAAGAGAGAGGAACTCAAGAGAGAGGCAAGTAAGAGGAACCGCAGTCGGCGGTGAGGAGAGGGGCGGAAGGCGGCTGAAGCTTACGAGAGAAATCGCCGGCGGCGTAGGGCATCGGATAAGGTGGCGCGCGGAGAGTGCCATGGCGACGCGCCGACTAGTGTTCGACCGCAAAAACTTAAGCTCAAGTTAATTCTATGTAAACGCGACAGGACCTGGGCCTTTGGGCTTTTCTTACGTGGGCTTCTCAGATGCCAATCATTCGAGGAAAATTTCATTTCCTCCCTTAAAATTTGCCCTTTCTGCTCAAAACACCTTattgttttaatatatatattaaacttcTAACAGACAGAATATTTACAGCTGCAAATATTTTACTTGTACATGATTCTTACAATGGTGGCAACCATTGTAAGCATAGAGCAACTGACCGGAGAACGAATCCGCGTGCTTATTCGTCTCGATGAACTTTGGAGTGGTTGCTGACCTCTCTTCATGTCTAGAACCAACAAAACTGATACCGAGTGGTTCGTAGTTTTGGCTAGTTTTATATCGAAAGTATGAACAGCTTGAAAATTCACAAACACCCCAAGGATCCCTTAGACATGAATCGACAACAATGTCAAAGCTGCCCAAAGAAGTAGAACGGGAACAGCTGAGGGGAATCTTGACCTTGGGCTACTATTTGGCAGCCATGGGTATGCATCCGGAGGAGGCATGACGCAGTTGTCGCCGTTGAAGTATATACGCCTAGGAAAGGCCCATCCTTTCTCAAAAGTGAAGCTTGGATCCTTTTGGAATAGAATCTCTGACTGTACATTTCCATAGGGTCCTGCTTCCATAAGCAAGTCATTGTAGTACTTCATACCCCAGAGCATTGCAGTGTCATCTGTGTCGCAAAACCACAAATTATGATTGGAAAGATAAACTGGGAGAAAAGCAGCAACTATATCTCAGCAAAACATGGATTATCAAATGTAAGTTTTGATGCATTATGCATATTTGTGGCTTACTGCAACAACATTACTGCAATTAGCAATTACCAAAACTCTGGCACAGAATAATCGTCGGAAGAGAATGCAAAGATGGCACTTTCGGAGGCATGAACATTACAGTTTGACAACATAAGATTGGGGAAATAACATAAGAGCAAGAAACGAAGGGTAGCTTACTTGTGTCTCCATATGGTGCAATGGACTTGTAATTGAAACTGAAAAGCTGAGCAAGGTTGTTGAAGTTTGGATGCTGTATAGCAAGGTTCCACTGTGTGTAGTTCATGCGGTAATTGAAATTTGTTATTGCGATCTTAACACGCCAATAGTCTTTGTAGTTAAGTTTCACGTGCCAATGCACTCTTATTGGGCACATATGTGATGTACACTGGACTAATGGTGCATAGCTACTTCTGCTAGGATCATCCACTGCAGAAGCTAAATAAGGTGAGTCCGGTCTGCGGCAATGAGCAAAAGAATATCATTACACAATCAACTAAAGTATAGTTACTGCAAGCACAAGAACATCAACGTTAAACTCACTCCACGCAGCTACCAGGCTGGGTCAGGTTATTTTGGCAACCGCAGGAGCATGTCGGGCAGTTAACAATTGTATCGTTATAAAAAGATGAAAGTGATACACAGCatgctggtgtcttctgagcaaGAAACTGGGAGTATGTACAACTAATGTTCCATGTCTCTGCAATCAAACAATGAAACATATGTTACTGTGTGAGTAAAATCAAAATCAGTCCAAGCAAATTCCAAAAATCCAAAGTCCTCATCATCTGATAGTTAGCAAAGGAACTGACCTGTAAATCGTGCTGACAAAAATTTCCAGTTAGTTCTCAAAAGATTTAAAGATGCTTGATCTAAATGTGAATTCTATGGCCCATTTCTAACCGAGCAACACTAACATATGAATATTTTTCAGGATTAGTAGGTTTAATTTGATCTAGAAATAACTTATCAAGACAAAACACAGACTAGGTATCATTGGTCCCCATGCTTTGTGTAGCAACAGAGTGATACATGTGAAtcgaagaaaataaaattaaaaaaaaaaacagatacgGCCAGAGAATAATAAGGATACCATTTTTATTCTACTAAAATTTACTGAAAGATCAATCTAGTGCTAGCAAGAAAGGGGAAACAAATGCTACATAACATGAGGATAAAAGCCTCTCTAGGACACTAAGGATCGGAACTTGTTCGAGTAGCTGTGCCATCTAGAAGGAAATGAGAGATAATGATCACAACTTACTGATGGCATGAGTTTTCCTTCTTCCATCTGGTGTTATAAATGTGCTCGATGGCACATTCTTTGCTGCTCCACATGTATATCCTGGGCCTGGAGCTCTCAGGGTGAAGTTTTTTGGTGCAAGGACAGTCTTTGTAGATGTGCCCGCTAGACCAGCACTGATCTGGAATGAACTAGCAGCATTGGCTGGATCCTGAACCCATGAACTAATAACACCTCCCTTGCAGCAGTTAGCAATTTGCAAGTTGTATGGAGTACCAGGAAGCAGATCGACGACTGTTGGAGTCTTCTTGCAGCAATGTGGAATGTTTCCTTTAAATTTAGAGCAATCACCCTGCTCAGTTGCTTGAGCTCCTATCATAGACCAAATTATCTCCTTTTTCGCCCATGTCCATCCAAGGATCCAGCCAGGTGCTTGGATGTGACGATATTGCTGGTAATTGTACATTGTTACGACAGCCTGAAAAATGAACACCAAGATCAAAGTTCAAGCTCAAATGTTTTGTAGAAGTTACACGCAACTTAGCATTTAAAATTAATCTCAACGCATTAACAAAAGAGAAACACAGAAGTTTTGATGTGTCACCAAATTGAATGAACAACAGATGGAAGCCGATGTGTAAAAAATTCAGGGGCCGGTGCAACAAGGTGACAATTCTTAGACATGTGATGAAGTTATCTGATATTTGTTTGGAAAGTACTTACAACATAGCCATCTGGTGTCCACTGTATGATATCCCATTTAATCATTATATTCCCATTCGGATCTAGGGGATCATAAGCTTCTGCAAAACAAAACTTCAGGTATGAATCTGATAATAGCATCATaaacaagaaaagaaaggaaaagactGTGTTTAAGATATGGTTACTTCAGCAAATTCATAATTCAAGATCAAATTTTTGACAGTGCAAATGATGCACTCATTGGGATCAACatcatactgaacatgtaaatTGGGTTCTTCACGCTAGTTCCAACCTTAATCAGCGATCAAATAGTCTTCTAATTTACAAATACAAGAAAAACAGCTTTATAAACCAAAAGATGCATGAATCTCTTTATACTGATTACTTAAGTACCAAATTTCAACGAGATCTTTTTACAGAAAAAGTTTGGAAATTCGAAAAATGTGATATTTTCCGCATCATCACTTCTCCAATAACAGAAACCAAGACTTTGGGATTTTGAACCCGAAAAGAACCAAGTCTGTAAGAAATGGAAGCGACCCAACGAAGGCTCACCTGAGGTGGAAACCAGAGAGCCGAAGACCAAAAAGGCGACCAGCGAAACGGCCAAAGGCGACATCTTTGGTGTGCGCCTCCTAATAGCGGAAGAGGAGGCGCCGGAAGTAAAGTCGCCGGTTGCGGATAAACTCCCCGAGCTCTGCGCCTCAACGCGGCAACAatggcgagagagagagagagagagaggaaccAAAGCCAAAGGTGGAAACTTGGTCTTCTTTATAGCATCGAAGAAAGCTCACATAAGCCATTGTCCGCGCACTCTCCACCTATTTCTTTATCtttttttccattttaatttaagaAGGCAAAAAAATTCTCGGTGTCATGGTTAACGTGGCACCTCACAGACCTGAGAGTGGCCCCACCATGACATTTTGCAGGGATGACTCAGCAGCCCAAGGTTAATATCTGTGACCTGGTAAAGAAGGGCATAGAAAACAAAGTTCTAGGACTTTAATCCATTTCACTCTTTCTGTTTTAcagtaaaatatattagaaaaaaatacaattattattattattattggcacagatcaatttttaattttcattttttttgccATACACCATTTCTTAGTGTTAACCATATATGACGCAAGCCGTGATACAATCACAAGTGGGAAAAAACAGATGAAATGAATAAAAATTTAGAATAATGCGATTTAAGATAGTTTATGGATCAAAAGTTAAGAGGAAATGTGGATCTTAGGTCGAATATAGACAACtagcttaaaatattaattaggcatcaataattaaattagtttaatGGTCACCTAAGCATTTTGGATATTAATAGAGATGCCTAATCAATGAATCATTTATTAATTTTGTCGTATTCCTTGCTACAAGAGCCTTATAGGCAGGCCACTAAGGCTAAATCTGACTCACGTGGCATAGATGGAAGGTGATTACAACACGAACAAGACCACAAATTGCAAAATTCATATTTTCTGaacttaaaacttattttcaaagaCTTCAAAATATACTCACCATAATTAATTCATAGGCCAGAAAGGAAGCAGGGATTCCACCAGCTTGCACTAGTTCAGGTCAAAAGGAACAGATAGCATGACATTAATACCTACAAGGAAGCTTTGGGATTAACACATTTTTGGGATTTGCAAAGAATGAATGCAAAGTCACAATTGCGTTGAATGGTAGATTAGCAAATGGAAACCATTgtttagaaaatcaaaatactaaatgGTTGACTGGGGATGGCAATGGCCCCTCAGTTACCACCATCCTCGGACAGGTAACCCTGGGAAGAGTCATCACCAGGAGAAGCTTGAGCCTTGCTTGAAGGGTTATCCTGAAAAAAAATTAGTAGGGCTGCAAATGAAAATGGTGGTAGAATACAAGTTTGATACTTCACACCATAAAAGTTCATTTAAATAGATAAAACAAATAAGCATGCAAATTAAATATGCAGTTTTGTAGTGGAACTAGAATAAGCTTTGATGAAGCAATAGAGGCTACAGAAGAAACCAGTGAATATGCACTTGCATCAGTTATGAATATATATAATTGAACAAAAAGGTCGTCCAAGTTTTTAATTGCCGTTCATTTATTCGAGAATGAAAAGACGACaacaaccaccaccaccacccccaCAACAGAACTATTAACTTGATTCTTTTGCTTCCAACTTTAATGAGAATTTCAAAATAAGAGGTTTCCTTTTCATAATAGGCATCGCAGCCGTTTCTGAAAGGTGGAGAGTTCTTTACTTTCTTTGGCGATCCTGGCCCAGCCTGCTAATAAAATGAGATCGATTAGTAGGAGTATTAAGAATCTTTGGAGCATTAATTGTTCCAAAGAAACTCTAATGGAGGTGCTTTCAGAATGCAGCAAGAGAACATGAATCAGcaaatttgaaaaatgatttcaaattGAAATAAGATTTACTGGAACATTTACCAAATGAATGAGTGTTCCTAGAAATAAAGAAATGACGTGATAAAACCTCAAAAATAGTACAGATAAAGAGCCAGAAAAACTTTGAGAATCTTATAAAAATCAAAATGATTAACAAATTAACTTTTAAGGGCAAAaccttttcttttttaattacCCTGCCCTTTTCTACCCCGTATTAAACCAGTTTGAACTTATTTCTGGTTCAAAAAACCCAAAACTTTTCACTTGCTCTCCACTATTGAGCCGGGCTCCTATAGTCCTATAGCCATCTCCTCAATTGTTGCTCGACATCCTTTCCTCAAGCACTCCCTCATCATGAAGCCCTTTCAAAGTCCTCTCAACCTGACCCCCCTCTGAAATACAATTTCATATGAAATTTGTCCATTGTTTTTTCAAATTAAAGGTCAAAATTACTCATTCGTTAATCACAAATCATACAAATACAAAAGCACAAacagagtatatatatatatagagagagagagagataaatACACACACATATGCATTTGTTCACAAAAAtgaactattttattttatttttctctttagaGTAGAAATCACTAATCCATAGATCACAAACAACACTATTACAATAAATCTTTCTAAAAAATATCTACCGGATATGTATTTGTCATCAAATAATGGATAACAGTTTCAATGAAATTGttcattttctccttttgaggaCCAATGCTGCCCATCGCACATTAAAAACAACTATCCTTTTTATAAATAACATATTCAGAAGGAAAATCATCCTAAAACTTTCCTCTCGCAATGAAAACCAGGGAATAGTGAACAAAAATGCTCATTTTGGCTACAAATTCTCATTGACACGCTTAAGGAGACTTGGAAATAGTGATATTGAGGAAGAAAGTCAAATTGTAAGGGAGATTTACCTTGAGGAGAAGGTTGGGCGGCAAATAGGACCTTAAGGAAGAAAGCACTTTGTTGTGACTTAATCATAATGATCTCAAGGAGGAGGTGAGGGTGCTAAGGAAGGCGACTTCCATGTGGCAGTGATAGGGAtggccgagaggaggagaatTGACAAGGATATGCCCTTAAgaggagaagatgaaggattaaGGGTGGTCTTTTCCCTTGAACGTGAAGTAGTCTAAACTAATTCAAGGGCATGTTTGATAGGTAACAACAATTGGGTTGCTCCTTTTGATAGATCTTAAGAAGGGGCACCACTTTGATGATAATAAAAATTGGAGCAAGTTTATGATTTTGTGCATCTTTTATTCACCAACCCTCTTGAAACAATATATCAAGGAACAAAGTTGAGAAGTAACCACTACTGACATGGAGAAAGTACAGACCAAGAAAGCTTATTGCGTAACCATCAAAGGAAGTGTCAATAATCCAAAAAAACCAATGTAAAGTGGAAGGAAAACAatgcaaaacaaaaaaaacaaaaaaaaaacatttgacAATGAAAAAGAAATGAAGGATCCTGTTAATGGTTGACAAGTTACTTCGTTTTGCAATGAGATCTTGTTGATGCTTTACATGAGAACATAGTACCAGTATAGTTTATAGTAGAGGTCTAATTTTCATATAGTGATATAGGTATATGATTTTTGACCAAACAGCAAGAAAAGGCATCAAGtcagttaatttgatttgaaCAAATTAATATACAAATATAACATTAAGATATGtacaagaaaagaaagaagagaagtcaGAAGCCTTCTTGAAGGTTGATAAGTGAAATCTACTTCATCTCAGGAAGGACATGGAAAATTACCAAACAGTATGAAGATACATTGAGAGGGAAGCTTATGAACAAGAACCAAACAAACTACTGTTGGCATAAAATACGGCATGAAGCCTTCTATCATGACCGTTAACATTTTACTTATGGGTGTTATGGCAATTGACATGGTCATTCTACAGTTTGTTAGTCCAATGGTGTCCAAGTGTCTATAAAAGTATTATAGGTTCTCAGATGGAAAGTACTTTGATGAATAAACATATTCAAAGATGACTATGCCAACAAATATGGTCGTATATTCCTCAATAATTTGTTCTGGCCTGCAAGTAACATTCAAATTTAAGTGAATATATAAAGCCACTAAAGACAAGGAGTTCCTACTGAACAAATCCTTGTCAATTAAAGATACAAAAGAACATGGATCCTCAATCAAGAGAAAAATACAGGCAGGG
Coding sequences:
- the LOC122045126 gene encoding protein PLASTID TRANSCRIPTIONALLY ACTIVE 7-like, whose translation is MALSARHLIRCPTPPAISLRTERAPLVCSIRCVASRSQDSGEGGNRRRVWRRRRLTKNDDKLQYQTDRVPFLEEQVRKIRANGKIISMDIEKLLLREDNKFDFVNEVAAEATSYIEANRDEYGFKKPILHALSNRMKEAGFDRPEAYMETDPYKPDPSYLRDLEI
- the LOC122045125 gene encoding COBRA-like protein 1; its protein translation is MSPLAVSLVAFLVFGSLVSTSEAYDPLDPNGNIMIKWDIIQWTPDGYVAVVTMYNYQQYRHIQAPGWILGWTWAKKEIIWSMIGAQATEQGDCSKFKGNIPHCCKKTPTVVDLLPGTPYNLQIANCCKGGVISSWVQDPANAASSFQISAGLAGTSTKTVLAPKNFTLRAPGPGYTCGAAKNVPSSTFITPDGRRKTHAIKTWNISCTYSQFLAQKTPACCVSLSSFYNDTIVNCPTCSCGCQNNLTQPGSCVEPDSPYLASAVDDPSRSSYAPLVQCTSHMCPIRVHWHVKLNYKDYWRVKIAITNFNYRMNYTQWNLAIQHPNFNNLAQLFSFNYKSIAPYGDTNDTAMLWGMKYYNDLLMEAGPYGNVQSEILFQKDPSFTFEKGWAFPRRIYFNGDNCVMPPPDAYPWLPNSSPRSRFPSAVPVLLLWAALTLLSIHV